GTTGCAGAATAGAACAAGGAATAGATCTCGCACACTTGATTAGAGAAGCTTCTCTGATTATATGGGACGAGGCACCAATGGTACACCGTCATGATTTTGAGGCCGTTGACAGAGCCTTTCATGATATCATGCAACTAGATGACCCTGAGGCAAAGGAAAAAAATCTTTGGAAGTAAAACTGTTGTGCTAGGTGGAGGTTTTAGACAAATACTCCCAGTCATTCCAGGGAAGGGACGGGCAAACGTCGTGGATGCTTCAATAAGCAAATCAGCACAGATATGGCCACACTGTGTGGTCTTTAAGCTGCAAAAGAATATGAGACTTATGAAAGACAAAGATAATAATGAGGTTGAAGAATTGGAAGATTTTGCAAAATGGG
This sequence is a window from Silene latifolia isolate original U9 population chromosome 8, ASM4854445v1, whole genome shotgun sequence. Protein-coding genes within it:
- the LOC141595335 gene encoding uncharacterized protein LOC141595335 — encoded protein: MTLRQRKKIFGSKTVVLGGGFRQILPVIPGKGRANVVDASISKSAQIWPHCVVFKLQKNMRLMKDKDNNEVEELEDFAKWVLDIGDGNIPANTKEGEDEKTWIGISRDLLLPTTNDPIGTVVSSIYPALLNNYTNPNYLQGRAILAPKNELVDEIN